A single region of the Oscillospiraceae bacterium genome encodes:
- the sigG gene encoding RNA polymerase sporulation sigma factor SigG — MGGILLQNSKVEISGINTSKLKTLTQSEKTNLMQRSKKGDKAAREELINGNLKLVLSVIQRFTNRGENPDDLFQVGCVGLIKAIDNFDEGHGVMLSTYAVPMIIGEIRRFLRDNNPIRVSRSTKDLAYKAMQAKEKLTNKLSREPNIEEIAKELNIPKEEVVIALESLVNPVSLYDPVFSDSGDTLYIMDQISDKNDDNAWLNEISLREAINALGDREKQILSLRFFEGKTQMEVASEIGISQAQISRLEKGALKKIKKQM, encoded by the coding sequence ATGGGAGGGATTCTCTTGCAAAACAGCAAGGTAGAGATCAGCGGAATCAACACTTCTAAGCTGAAAACCCTTACCCAGAGCGAAAAAACCAATCTCATGCAGCGTTCCAAAAAGGGCGATAAAGCCGCCAGAGAAGAATTGATTAACGGAAATCTGAAGTTGGTTTTAAGCGTGATTCAACGCTTTACAAACCGCGGAGAGAACCCCGATGATTTATTTCAGGTCGGTTGTGTCGGATTAATCAAAGCCATCGACAATTTTGACGAAGGGCATGGCGTGATGCTGTCCACCTATGCAGTCCCGATGATTATTGGTGAAATCAGGCGGTTTTTGCGTGACAATAATCCGATCCGAGTCAGCCGTTCAACCAAAGATCTGGCTTATAAAGCTATGCAAGCCAAAGAAAAACTGACGAACAAACTCTCCCGTGAACCCAATATTGAGGAGATTGCAAAAGAGCTGAATATCCCGAAAGAGGAAGTTGTGATTGCACTCGAATCCTTAGTCAATCCGGTATCCTTATATGACCCCGTTTTTTCCGATTCGGGTGATACGCTTTATATCATGGACCAAATCAGCGATAAAAACGACGACAACGCCTGGCTCAATGAGATTTCGCTGCGTGAGGCAATCAATGCACTTGGGGATCGGGAAAAGCAAATTTTATCTTTGCGCTTTTTCGAAGGAAAAACGCAAATGGAAGTGGCCTCGGAGATCGGAATCTCCCAAGCCCAGATTTCCCGCCTCGAAAAAGGTGCGCTTAAAAAAATCAAAAAGCAAATGTAA